The DNA region TCACAACATATCATAAGAAAAGTGCGGAGAATTTGgaaaagaaaacaatataTGCAGATAGACTTTAGTGTAAAACTATCCGATTCAGACGAGAAAAAGGCGATTCGTCGACTTGTTTTTCGTTCAGAAACGTCAAActgtaataaaaagaaaaaacgaaACGAGTTGATGCGACGTGGAACCGACGAAGAAACGACACTTACAATTTCTGGATGTTCCTGATGTTTCCTTCGGTCGGTTTGTCCTTTTTCTCGTTCGTCTTTTTGATCCTGTTCATGAACTGTTTCGTGTTCATCATCAGCTTGCTCGATTTCGTTTTGGGCGTCCTTTTCACGCTTTCACGTTGCTTCTTCACCTTTTCGGTCAGTCGCATTTTATTCCTGAGATAGATTTCGTCACGTTTCTGAAACTGTTTGATTTCCTTGTTGATTTCGCGTGACTTGAGCGTTTTCTCGACGCGATTCGCTTCTCGATTTTCGATGTTGCGACGTTCGTTCTCCAGCTTCCACAGATTGACCATGTTTTTGACGTAGTCTCTACGCTTCCGCTCTTGCTCGTTCAATCTTTTGCGCTCCCTTTCCATGAATTTGTCGTACGCCTCGACCGTTTTTTTCTTCTCCTCCTTTTTCAGCTGTAATCGACAGACACAGACAAACGATTACTTCATCGACGATATTAAAAAGTACTCACCTTCCACTCGAGCAGATTCTCCTTCATCGTTtccaaattcaaaaaattgtcgaCTCGTTTTTCCGAATTTTTTCGATCGAACATCAATTTTTTCGGTTTTCTGTTTCGCATTTCGTTAAACTGTATGTAAAATTCGGTGATTCTCAACCAAATTTCTTCGGGGATttctaaaaaagaaaaaaaaagtgaTTGATTAAAgatacaaaatgaaaatgatgATTTCAACCTGGCTTTTGCTTAGAGACTGTGGTCAAAACGTCGTAAATGTCGTCGTTATTCTTGGCGACGTTCAAAAACATCGTAAAATCGTCGAAAGTGAGTCCGCACTCGTCCGAGACTAAATGAacgaaatccataaaatccttTGTTTCCtttactttgttaattttatcgcCGGATTCGTTGATTGCCGCTTCCATTTTAGGTATCTTGATCGTGATTGCACTTTGTTTGCGAGTCAAATCGATGCTTTCGCtgattttttgtaaatcttTCGTCAAGTTTTTCTCCTCCATTTTCAAAACGGCCAACGTTTGTTGGGagttttgtttcaaatttgtgATTTTCGTTTGAAGTTCGAGCATTTCCTTTTTGAAATCTGGCAGAGCTGAAGATTATTGTGATGAATGTGAATCGTCGTTCAATCAAATCAATCGTTTTCTCACCTTCGATTGAgggaaatttgttgttttgaaaattctttagtttttcttGTAGTTTTTCGACAACAAATCGCACTTCGCTTTTTACGTTTTCGTATTCTTTCTCTCTAAAAAATGTGTGTAACTGAGAAAAATGAAGAATTAAGTTTACTAGTACCTTCGTCTTTCGACATCTTCGACGAATTTATCCATTGTAAAGTCCTCATATTTAGACAGCTGTTCTATGAACAGTTTTtctgatttttccaattcgcAAATGACGCTATTCAAATTGACGTTGGATTCCAAACGATtttctaacatttttaaagaaaacgtTGTGAATTCGTTCTCAGCTTTCACTTTCAATTTTGATGTTTGAtcgtaaataaacaaacagtaCTACCAACccaagtaaaaaatttgtttgtttttaatttaaagttacatCCAGTGGTACATACAGATGGTTGGTTCGATTGAATCAATTGATGAACTATTTTTAACCACTTTTCgacgtttattaattaatgcgcCACTTGTTAAAAAcagtttactaattttatttctaagagttttattgttttacagtTGATAGCATTGCCGGTTTGAATGTGTGTGTTGTTTATGTTTGAATAAAACGAGAACGAAGTGATTGTATGAT from Aethina tumida isolate Nest 87 chromosome 1, icAetTumi1.1, whole genome shotgun sequence includes:
- the LOC109601449 gene encoding golgin subfamily A member 6-like protein 2 is translated as MLENRLESNVNLNSVICELEKSEKLFIEQLSKYEDFTMDKFVEDVERRREKEYENVKSEVRFVVEKLQEKLKNFQNNKFPSIEALPDFKKEMLELQTKITNLKQNSQQTLAVLKMEEKNLTKDLQKISESIDLTRKQSAITIKIPKMEAAINESGDKINKVKETKDFMDFVHLVSDECGLTFDDFTMFLNVAKNNDDIYDVLTTVSKQKPEIPEEIWLRITEFYIQFNEMRNRKPKKLMFDRKNSEKRVDNFLNLETMKENLLEWKLKKEEKKKTVEAYDKFMERERKRLNEQERKRRDYVKNMVNLWKLENERRNIENREANRVEKTLKSREINKEIKQFQKRDEIYLRNKMRLTEKVKKQRESVKRTPKTKSSKLMMNTKQFMNRIKKTNEKKDKPTEGNIRNIQKLAIPQWRKGLL